A window of the Xenopus laevis strain J_2021 chromosome 9_10L, Xenopus_laevis_v10.1, whole genome shotgun sequence genome harbors these coding sequences:
- the uts2rl.L gene encoding urotensin-2 receptor, whose translation MEPNSSVPGNVSVPPGVVLWDELLITGTFGTVLSLMYVSGVAGNVYTLTVMCQSVKCGASMYISIINLALADLLYLSSIPFIVCTYFARDWYFGDLGCRILLSLDLLTMHASIFTLTGMCTERYMAVTKPLDTVRRSKGYRKGMAGAVWSLSLLLTLPMMIMVTLTEGNGRGVKRMCAPTWSLDAYRIYLTVLFSTSIMAPGMVIGYLYSRLARTYLESQRNPINKKENKRSPKQKVLIMIFSIVLVFWACFLPFWIWQLVRLYDMSPKLSSQTQKCINYLVTCLTYSNSCINPFLYTLLTKNYREYLKNRHKKFYRFTSAFRKRGSSLQCSSWGRSMSSSNHYDYGSESIVMTSIRDIK comes from the coding sequence ATGGAGCCAAACTCCTCGGTCCCGGGGAACGTGTCTGTCCCCCCTGGGGTTGTGCTGTGGGACGAGCTGCTGATCACGGGCACCTTCGGGACGGTCTTATCCCTGATGTACGTGTCGGGGGTGGCGGGGAACGTCTATACGTTGACTGTGATGTGTCAGTCTGTGAAGTGCGGGGCGTCCATGTACATCTCTATCATTAACTTGGCCCTGGCCGACCTGCTGTACCTCTCCAGTATCCCCTTCATAGTCTGCACTTACTTCGCCCGGGACTGGTACTTTGGGGACCTGGGGTGCCGCATTCTGCTCAGCCTGGACCTGCTCACCATGCACGCCAGTATCTTCACCCTCACAGGCATGTGCACCGAGCGCTACATGGCCGTCACCAAACCCCTCGACACAGTTCGGAGATCTAAGGGTTACCGCAAAGGAATGGCCGGGGCAGTGTGGTCCCTGTCTCTGCTCCTCACTCTCCCCATGATGATCATGGTCACCCTCACTGAAGGCAACGGGAGAGGTGTGAAGAGAATGTGTGCCCCCACCTGGAGCCTGGATGCCTACAGGATCTACCTGACTGTCCTGTTCAGCACCAGCATCATGGCCCCAGGCATGGTCATTGGATACCTGTACAGCAGACTGGCCAGAACCTACCTGGAGTCCCAGAGGAACCCCATTAATAAGAAAGAGAACAAGAGGTCCCCCAAGCAGAAGGTGCTGATCATGATCTTCAGCATAGTCCTGGTGTTCTGGGCTTGTTTCCTGCCCTTCTGGATCTGGCAGTTGGTCCGACTCTATGACATGTCCCCCAAGCTCTCCTCCCAGACCCAAAAGTGTATCAACTACCTAGTGACTTGCCTGACTTACAGCAACAGCTGCATCAACCCCTTCCTCTACACTCTGCTCACCAAGAACTACAGAGAGTATCTCAAGAACAGACACAAGAAGTTCTACAGGTTCACCTCAGCCTTTAGGAAGAGGGGCTCCAGCCTTCAGTGCTCATCCTGGGGGCGCTCCATGTCCTCCAGCAACCACTACGACTATGGCTCTGAGTCCATCGTAATGACCAGTATAAGGGACATAAAGTGA